CCCTGATCAAAATCATCGCCGGCCTGCACCAGCACGATCACGGTGTCCTGAAGATCATGGGGGAGGAACGGAAATTCGGTTCACCCCGCGATGCACTCGACGTGGGCATCGCCACGGTATACCAGGACCTGGCCGTTGTCCCGCTGATGCCGATCTGGCGGAACTTCTTCCTGGGCTCGGAGCTGACTTCCGGCTTCGGCCCATTCAAGAGCCTTGATGTGCAGAAGATGAAGGACATCACCAAGACGGAACTCGCCGCGATGGGGATCGACCTCCGCGACGTGGAGCAGCCCATCGGCCAGCTCTCCGGCGGTGAACGCCAGTGTGTGGCGATCGCCCGTGCGGTGTATTTCGGTGCGAAGGTCCTGATCCTGGACGAGCCCACGGCGGCCCTGGGCGTGAAGCAGTCCGGTGTGGTGCTGCGCTACATCCTGCAGGCCCGCGACCGCGGTCTGGGGGTCATCTTCATCACGCACAACCCGCACCACGCCTTCCCCGTGGGCGACCGGTTCCTGCTGCTCAAG
This genomic window from Arthrobacter sp. 24S4-2 contains:
- a CDS encoding ATP-binding cassette domain-containing protein, producing MNAKEIDQKTLLQNETDPLTHTPVHLLSLDKIGKNYGNILALSDVTMAVDNGRVTCVLGDNGAGKSTLIKIIAGLHQHDHGVLKIMGEERKFGSPRDALDVGIATVYQDLAVVPLMPIWRNFFLGSELTSGFGPFKSLDVQKMKDITKTELAAMGIDLRDVEQPIGQLSGGERQCVAIARAVYFGAKVLILDEPTAALGVKQSGVVLRYILQARDRGLGVIFITHNPHHAFPVGDRFLLLKRGKSIGYYEKKDITIDELTAQMAGGAELAELAHELEQLGGHGDVVKEVQGEVAEVSQTTGKAYT